One region of Acropora muricata isolate sample 2 chromosome 13, ASM3666990v1, whole genome shotgun sequence genomic DNA includes:
- the LOC136895234 gene encoding uncharacterized protein produces the protein MVNDLVNDWRLRAKFVDDLTLLEVIPRNSPSVMCHIVSDVQEFASNNNMQLNPKKCKEMRVSFLHYNSCELQPIASGGIYIEEVTSFKLLGVYISNDLSWAVHCEYVVKKANRRLYAIRQLKKCRVSPVDLVCIYCSLVRSILEYACVVFANLPKYLSHDLERVQKRALAIIFPSLPYASALAKAGIPTLEERRDVACAKFVSKITPGNPLHHLIHSRIIRPSSRYNLRPKAHTPMATKTDRFGGLVSVKYAPALIS, from the coding sequence ATGGTAAATGACCTTGTCAATGATTGGAGGCTTCGAGCAAAATTTGTTGACGACCTAACTCTATTAGAGGTAATACctagaaattcaccatcagtaaTGTGTCATATTGTATCTGATGTTCAAGAATTTGCTAGCAATAACAACATGCAGCTTAATCCGAAAAAGTGCAAGGAGATGCGTGTTAGCTTTCTACACTACAATAGCTGTGAACTTCAGCCCATTGCCAGTGGTGGCATCTATATTGAGGAAGTGACATCATTTAAGTTACTCGGGGTGTACATCTCTAACGATCTCTCATGGGCTGTCCACTGCGAGTACGTGGTGAAGAAGGCTAACAGGCGTCTGTACGCTATCAGACAACTCAAGAAATGCCGTGTTTCGCCAGTAGATCTGGTATGCATCTACTGTTCTCTTGTGCGTTCTATTTTAGAATACGCCTGTGTCGTGTTCGCCAACCTTCCCAAATACCTGTCACATGATCTTGAAAGGGTTCAGAAGCGCGCTCTGGCAATCATATTTCCTTCCCTACCATATGCAAGCGCGTTGGCTAAGGCTGGGATTCCCACCCTAGAGGAGCGCAGGGATGTGGCATGTGCCAAGTTTGTAAGCAAAATCACTCCTGGGAACCCCCTGCACCATCTTATACATTCACGGATCATCAGACCGTCCTCTCGCTATAATTTGAGACCAAAAGCACATACCCCTATGGCGACAAAAACCGACCGCTTTGGCGGTCTTGTCAGCGTAAAATATGCGCCTGCGCTCATTAGCTAG